A genomic window from Silene latifolia isolate original U9 population chromosome 11, ASM4854445v1, whole genome shotgun sequence includes:
- the LOC141614398 gene encoding uncharacterized protein LOC141614398 yields the protein MEEVKNCLFSIPASKSPGPDGYTSQFFKDSWEILGKDIFYAINNFFSIGKLLKQLNSTNITLIPKIPNPSSVTDFRPIACCNTIYKCIAKLLCARLGKVLPDIVDCSQGGFIQGRNIVENVLICQDLVRLYRRKSASPRYLVKIDLRKAYDSVEWDFLHQMLLALKFPQKFIDLVMVCVTSTSYSLSLNGNTFSYFHGSRGLRQGDELSIMWLLRSFATFSMASGLCFNKDKSEIYFNGMSQGAMSSILQVSGFKRGVLPFKYLGVPISSRKLTKADGMKLTDKITARIISWGAKHLSYADSYVSAPNVKWESCCTPKEEGGLGLKATKTWNKALLGKYVWWLASKQDHLWVRWVNHVYMKGCEWTTYEPPVDCSWSWRKIAHLFKLFAPAYSSGMWLGKDAPYKVMDGYNWLRTAQPKVSWYRACWNNLNIPKTSYIYWAAMKNRLMTNDRLIRMGSSVIPDCYLCGSNPETHNNLFFSCCFSTHCIKVLQQYLHKTFPATGLASWFTRHNGGTILQKRIICAAHVAVLYAIWRARNKARLDRQVIKPDVLVKQALKDVIARFWAKNTGAVSNREGAWLASILI from the exons ATGGAGGAGGTAAAAAATTGTCTATTTTCTATTCCTGCTTCTAAGTCACCAGGTCCTGATGGCTACACAAGCCAGTTCTTCAAGGATTCCTGGGAGATTTTGGGGAAGGATATATTCTATGCTATCAACAATTTTTTCTCAATTGGTAAACTTTTGAAGCAACTTAACAGCACAAACATTACTCTGATTCCAAAAATACCTAACCCTAGTAGTGTCACTGATTTTAGACCTATTGCTTGTTGCAATACTATCTATAAATGTATTGCAAAACTCTTGTGTGCTAGATTGGGGAAGGTATTGCCTGATATTGTGGATTGTAGTCAAGGTGGATTCATTCAGGGGAGGAATATTGTTGAGAATGTCTTAATCTGCCAAGACTTAGTGAGGCTTTATAGAAGAAAATCTGCTTCTCCTAGATATCTTGTCAAAATAGACCTTAGAAAAGCTTATGATTCTGTGGAGTGGGATTTTTTGCATCAAATGCTTCTTGCTTTAAAGTTCCCTCAGAAATTTATTGACCTGGTGATGGTGTGTGTTACTTCTACTTCCTATTCTTTATCCTTGAATGGCAACACCTTTAGTTACTTTCATGGTAGTAGGGGTTTGAGACAAG GGGATGAGCTCTCTATCATGTGGCTCTTAAGATCTTTTGCTACCTTTTCTATGGCTTCAGGACTGTGCTTCAATAAAGATAAATCTGAAATTTACTTTAATGGGATGTCTCAAGGTGCTATGAGCTCTATTTTACAAGTTTCTGGTTTTAAGAGGGGTGTGCTCCCTTTTAAATACCTGGGAGTGCCTATTTCTTCTAGGAAGTTAACTAAGGCTGATGGGATGAAGCTTACTGATAAAATTACTGCAAGGATCATATCCTGGGGTGCTAAACATTTATCCTATGCAG ATTCCTATGTGTCTGCTCCTAATGTTAAGTGGGAAAGCTGTTGTACCCCTAAAGAAGAGGGAGGTCTGGGTCTCAAAGCTACTAAAACCTGGAACAAGGCTTTATTGGGCAAGTATGTTTGGTGGTTGGCTTCAAAACAAGATCACTTGTGGGTGAGGTGGGTTAATCATGTCTATATGAAGGGTTGTGAGTGGACTACCTATGAGCCACCTGTGGATTGTAGTTGGTCCTGGCGTAAGATTGCTCACCTTTTTAAACTTTTTGCTCCTGCTTACTCCTCTGGTATGTGGCTTGGTAAGGATGCTCCTTATAAGGTCATGGATGGGTACAACTGGCTCAGGACTGCTCAGCCTAAGGTTAGTTGGTATCGTGCTTGCTGGAATAATCTCAACATCCCTAAGACGTCTTACATTTACTGGGCAGCAATGAAGAATAGACTCATGACTAATGACAGACTGATCAGAATGGGAAGTAGTGTGATTCCTGATTGTTACTTGTGTGGCAGCAACCCTGAGACTCACaataatttattttttagttgTTGCTTTAGTACTCACTGCATCAAAGTTCTTCAGCAGTACCTGCACAAGACGTTCCCTGCTACTGGTTTGGCTAGTTGGTTTACAAGACATAATGGTGGCACTATTTTGCAGAAGAGGATTATATGTGCAGCACATGTTGCTGTTCTTTATGCTATTTGGAGGGCTAGGAACAAGGCTAGGCTGGATAGGCAGGTGATCAAGCCTGATGTTCTGGTCAAGCAGGCTCTTAAGGATGTGATTGCAAGGTTTTGGGCAAAGAATACAGGAGCTGTTTCTAATAGAGAAGGGGCCTGGCTGGCGTCTATCTTGATTTAA